The following coding sequences lie in one Vitis vinifera cultivar Pinot Noir 40024 chromosome 19, ASM3070453v1 genomic window:
- the LOC100242273 gene encoding LOW QUALITY PROTEIN: probable glutathione S-transferase parC (The sequence of the model RefSeq protein was modified relative to this genomic sequence to represent the inferred CDS: inserted 1 base in 1 codon; substituted 1 base at 1 genomic stop codon) — MADEIVLLDXLVSVFGMRVKIALVEKGIKYENRXEDLRNKSPLLLEMNPVHKKILVLIHNGKPICESLIIVQYIDEVWNDKSPLLPTNPYQKDQARFRADYIDKTIYNLGSKLIRSKKENLEIPKKEFIECLKLLEGELADKSYFGGVKLGLVDIALVPFCSSFYAYETFANFSIEEECPKLNLWAKRCMEKESVSSSLPHQQKVYDFILQVRRQFGLE; from the exons ATGGCAGATGAAATAGTTTTGCTAG TTCTAGTTAGCGTGTTTGGTATGAGGGTCAAAATTGCATTAGTAGAGAAGGGTATCAAGTATGAAAATAGATAAGAGGACTTGAGAAACAAGAGCCCTCTCCTTCTTGAAATGAACCCAGTTCATAAGAAAATCCTAGTCTTGATCCATAATGGCAAACCCATTTGTGAATCATTGATAATAGTTCAGTATATTGATGAAGTTTGGAATGATAAGTCTCCATTGTTGCCCACTAATCCTTACCAGAAAGATCAAGCCAGGTTCCGGGCTGATTACATTGACAAGACG ATATACAATCTTGGGAGCAAGTTGATACggtcaaaaaaagaaaatctggAGATACCCAAGAAGGAATTCATAGAATGCCTTAAGCTGCTGGAAGGAGAGCTTGCAGACAAATCCTACTTCGGTGGTGTAAAGTTGGGATTAGTGGACATTGCTCTGGTGCCATTTTGTAGCAGTTTTTACGCATACGAGACCTTTGCCAACTTCAGCATAGAGGAAGAGTGTCCCAAACTGAACTTATGGGCTAAGAGGTGCATGGAAAAGGAGAGTGTGTCCTCTTCTCTCCCTCACCAGCAGAAGGTCTATGACTTTATTTTGCAGGTGAGAAGACAGTTTGGACTGGAGTAG